Proteins encoded by one window of Vigna radiata var. radiata cultivar VC1973A chromosome 5, Vradiata_ver6, whole genome shotgun sequence:
- the LOC106761424 gene encoding uncharacterized protein LOC106761424, with protein sequence MNDQIMMHHPHQIFHNNQNYAVWPHPRPLYPPENAAVFPRPPAFTPHQGRVNWNKRRDFPRAGSGPGHTFKPVNPKESKTLTANRSVAKGRRIHYPKRTFGRGGVGNRLTPPFAPLNTTSFIIRAKNSGGIAPLISPAGSLSPAKFEERAEEEQWGFNGYGSMKGLIRLRPGKFDSSENSGAGRFEMVNASSGDEQNLDKRVDEQDSHLAHLEEENLTLKEKLLLMEKQLGDLRRRVQFLESDGTTSHGHREGGAENFLPEMFSQ encoded by the coding sequence ATGAACGACCAGATCATGATGCATCACCCTCATCAGATCTTTCACAATAACCAAAACTATGCGGTTTGGCCGCATCCCCGGCCGCTCTACCCGCCAGAAAACGCGGCCGTGTTCCCTCGTCCGCCGGCGTTCACACCCCATCAGGGTCGGGTCAATTGGAATAAAAGGAGAGACTTTCCCAGAGCCGGGTCGGGCCCGGGTCATACCTTCAAACCGGTTAACCCGAAGGAGTCAAAAACACTAACGGCAAACCGTTCCGTGGCAAAGGGTCGCCGGATTCACTACCCGAAGCGAACTTTCGGCCGCGGCGGGGTCGGAAACCGACTCACGCCGCCGTTCGCGCCGCTCAACACTACGTCGTTCATAATCCGGGCGAAGAATTCCGGCGGCATCGCGCCGCTGATTTCACCGGCAGGATCGCTGTCGCCGGCGAAGTTCGAAGAGAGGGCGGAGGAGGAGCAGTGGGGTTTCAACGGATACGGCTCCATGAAGGGCCTGATCCGGCTCCGGCCCGGAAAATTCGACTCCAGCGAAAACTCCGGCGCTGGCAGGTTCGAGATGGTGAACGCTAGTTCCGGCGATGAACAGAACTTGGATAAAAGGGTTGATGAACAGGACTCGCATCTTGCTCACCTTGAAGAAGAGAATTTGACGCTGAAAGAGAAGCTTTTGTTGATGGAAAAGCAATTGGGTGACTTGAGGAGGAGGGTTCAGTTCTTGGAGAGCGACGGAACCACCAGCCACGGCCACCGTGAGGGCGGCGCTGAGAATTTTTTACCAGAGATGTTTTCTCAGTGA
- the LOC106760563 gene encoding uncharacterized protein LOC106760563 has translation MAGDLTLQLLQQMQREMQEMRAEIAAREDVQNRPATQSVHLETIDINGAESSQAAVDGVGVGENNGDPINNNGGVNRRGERRAEHDRDMNVRRRGEQNLDDNPLSRHGGNENDLDRERRNDRRRGEDDHTGANFDNRNDNLRHEYERQNPTVADRDVDRIDQAEGLHPFTMSVMRTVMPENKVLPTMERYGGSTDPVKHLRSFIDAMAVYSSDEMVWCRVFSLSLKGEALDWFHSLPPRTIDCFATLRRLFSQQYISSKTPGMTYTALMRIKQGREESLKTFMERFNRTTRQVRNIDQRLIISALTSALKPGPFVDYLYAEEPQTMAELQHRLTSFIRIEEGRAHYKG, from the coding sequence ATGGCGGGAGATTTGACATTGCAGTTACTACAGCAAATGCAGCGAGAAATGCAGGAGATGAGGGCAGAAATAGCTGCCCGAGAAGATGTTCAGAACAGGCCAGCAACCCAATCAGTTCATCTGGAGACAATTGACATTAACGGAGCAGAGAGCAGCCAAGCGGCGGTAGACGGAGTCGGAGTCGGAGAAAATAATGGGGATCCTATCAACAATAACGGAGGAGTCAATAGGCGGGGTGAACGGAGGGCGGAACACGATAGGGATATGAACGTTAGAAGAAGGGGTGAACAAAATTTAGATGATAATCCGTTAAGTAGACACGGAGGTAACGAAAACGACCTAGACAGAGAACGGCGCAATGATCGTCGTAGAGGAGAAGACGATCATACTGGAGCCAATTTTGATAATCGAAACGACAATCTTCGACATGAATACGAAAGACAAAACCCCACAGTGGCTGATCGGGACGTTGACAGAATCGATCAGGCAGAAGGATTGCACCCTTTCACGATGTCAGTCATGCGGACGGTTATGCCAGAAAATAAAGTGTTGCCAACAATGGAGAGATACGGAGGTTCTACTGATCCCGTTAAACATCTTAGGTCTTTCATTGATGCCATGGCGGTGTACTCATCTGATGAAATGGTATGGTGTAGAGTTTTTTCACTATCATTGAAAGGAGAAGCACTGGACTGGTTCCATTCACTCCCACCCCGAACGATAGATTGTTTTGCTACTTTGCGACGATTGTTCAGTCAACAGTACATTTCCAGTAAAACACCTGGAATGACCTATACAGCACTAATGAGAATAAAACAAGGGAGGGAAGAATCACTGAAAACATTCATGGAAAGATTTAACCGAACAACTCGACAAGTACGAAATATTGACCAACGACTGATAATTAGTGCCTTAACCTCTGCCTTAAAGCCTGGCCCTTTCGTCGACTACCTATACGCTGAAGAACCACAAACCATGGCCGAATTGCAGCATAGATTGACGAGCTTCATCAGGATCGAAGAAGGAAGAGCCCATTATAAGGGCTAG
- the LOC106762877 gene encoding RNA polymerase II C-terminal domain phosphatase-like 4 isoform X3, with translation MSVVTDSPVHSSNSDDFIAFLDAELGASSPESSPDKEAENEDELESVSRIKRRKIESTEETEGSTSEGISKQNLETSIKVDVCTHPGSFGSMCIRCGQQLDGKSGVTFGYIHKGLRLHDEEISRLRNTDMKSLLCRKKLYLVLDLDHTLLNSTLLAHLSSEESHLLHQIDSLRDVSKGSLFKLEHMHMMTKLRPFVRSFLKEATEMFEMYIYTMGDRPYALEMAKLLDPQGEYFNAKVISRDDGTQKHQKGLDVVLGQESAVLILDDTEHAWLKHKDNLILMERYHFFASSCRQFGFNCKSLAELRNDEDETDGALAKILKVLKQVHCTFFDVLSSVRSEVLSGCVIVFSRIFHGALPSLRKMAEQMGATCLAEVDPSVTHVVGTDAGTEKSWWAVKEKKFLVHPRWIEAANYFWEKQPEENFIIKKKQ, from the exons ATGAGTGTTGTTACCGATTCTCCTGTGCATTCGTCCAACAGTGATGACTTCATTGCATTTCTTGATGCTGAACTTGGTGCTAGTTCACCCGAATCATCGCCAGATAAAGAGGCTGAAAACGAAGATGAGCTTGAGAGTGTCAG CAGAATTAAAAGACGTAAAATTGAAAGCACTGAAGAAACGGAGGGGTCTACTTCAGAAGGAATCAGCAAACAGAATTTAG AGACATCTATCAAGGTAGATGTATGTACACATCCTGGCTCGTTTGGAAGTATGTGTATACGTTGTGGGCAACAGTTGGATGGGAAATCTGGTGTGACATTTGGGTACATACACAAG GGACTGAGACTTCATGATGAGGAAATTTCTAGATTGCGAAATACAGACATGAAGAGTTTGTTATGTCGTAAAAAGCTCTACTTGGTTCTTGACCTAGATCACACACTGCTAAATTCCACTCTCCTTGCTCATTTGAGTTCAGAAGAGTCACATTTGCTTCATCAGATAGATTCTCTACGAG ATGTCTCCAAAGGTAGCCTCTTCAAATTGGAGCACATGCATATGATGACCAAGTTAAGGCCCTTTGTCCGCTCATTTCTGAAAGAAGCTACTGAAATGTTTGAGATGTACATATACACCATGGGTGACCGGCCATATGCATTGGAGATGGCTAAGCTACTTGATCCTCAAGGAGAGTACTTCAATGCTAAGGTTATTTCTCGAGATGATGGGACTCAGAAGCATCAGAAGGGTCTTGATGTTGTGTTAGGGCAAGAAAGTGCTGTTCTAATTCTTGATGATACAGAACAC GCATGGTTGAAACATAAAGATAATCTTATACTGATGGAAAGATACCATTTTTTTGCTTCAAGTTGTCGACAGTTTGGTTTCAATTGTAAATCCCTTGCTGAACTGAggaatgatgaagatgaaactGATGGAGCGCTTGCAAAAATCCTCAAAGTGCTAAAGCAAGTCCACTGCACATTCTTTGAT GTTTTGTCATCAGTTCGAAGTGAAGTCTTGAGCGGATGTGTGATTGTTTTCAGCCGTATTTTTCATGGTGCATTGCCATCTCTGCGGAAGATGGCAGAGCAGATGGGAGCTACTTGTTTGGCAGAAGTTGACCCATCTGTGACACACGTAGTTGGTACTGATGCTGGAACAGAAAAGTCCTGGTGGgcagtgaaagaaaaaaagtttttggTTCATCCCCGATGGATAGAGGCTGCAAACTATTTTTGGGAAAAGCAGCCTGAAGAGAACTTCATCATTAAGAAGAAGCAGTAG
- the LOC106762877 gene encoding RNA polymerase II C-terminal domain phosphatase-like 4 isoform X2 has translation MSVVTDSPVHSSNSDDFIAFLDAELGASSPESSPDKEAENEDELESVRIKRRKIESTEETEGSTSEGISKQNLETSIKVDVCTHPGSFGSMCIRCGQQLDGKSGVTFGYIHKGLRLHDEEISRLRNTDMKSLLCRKKLYLVLDLDHTLLNSTLLAHLSSEESHLLHQIDSLRDVSKGSLFKLEHMHMMTKLRPFVRSFLKEATEMFEMYIYTMGDRPYALEMAKLLDPQGEYFNAKVISRDDGTQKHQKGLDVVLGQESAVLILDDTEHAWLKHKDNLILMERYHFFASSCRQFGFNCKSLAELRNDEDETDGALAKILKVLKQVHCTFFDKHEDDLVNRDVRQVLSSVRSEVLSGCVIVFSRIFHGALPSLRKMAEQMGATCLAEVDPSVTHVVGTDAGTEKSWWAVKEKKFLVHPRWIEAANYFWEKQPEENFIIKKKQ, from the exons ATGAGTGTTGTTACCGATTCTCCTGTGCATTCGTCCAACAGTGATGACTTCATTGCATTTCTTGATGCTGAACTTGGTGCTAGTTCACCCGAATCATCGCCAGATAAAGAGGCTGAAAACGAAGATGAGCTTGAGAGTGTCAG AATTAAAAGACGTAAAATTGAAAGCACTGAAGAAACGGAGGGGTCTACTTCAGAAGGAATCAGCAAACAGAATTTAG AGACATCTATCAAGGTAGATGTATGTACACATCCTGGCTCGTTTGGAAGTATGTGTATACGTTGTGGGCAACAGTTGGATGGGAAATCTGGTGTGACATTTGGGTACATACACAAG GGACTGAGACTTCATGATGAGGAAATTTCTAGATTGCGAAATACAGACATGAAGAGTTTGTTATGTCGTAAAAAGCTCTACTTGGTTCTTGACCTAGATCACACACTGCTAAATTCCACTCTCCTTGCTCATTTGAGTTCAGAAGAGTCACATTTGCTTCATCAGATAGATTCTCTACGAG ATGTCTCCAAAGGTAGCCTCTTCAAATTGGAGCACATGCATATGATGACCAAGTTAAGGCCCTTTGTCCGCTCATTTCTGAAAGAAGCTACTGAAATGTTTGAGATGTACATATACACCATGGGTGACCGGCCATATGCATTGGAGATGGCTAAGCTACTTGATCCTCAAGGAGAGTACTTCAATGCTAAGGTTATTTCTCGAGATGATGGGACTCAGAAGCATCAGAAGGGTCTTGATGTTGTGTTAGGGCAAGAAAGTGCTGTTCTAATTCTTGATGATACAGAACAC GCATGGTTGAAACATAAAGATAATCTTATACTGATGGAAAGATACCATTTTTTTGCTTCAAGTTGTCGACAGTTTGGTTTCAATTGTAAATCCCTTGCTGAACTGAggaatgatgaagatgaaactGATGGAGCGCTTGCAAAAATCCTCAAAGTGCTAAAGCAAGTCCACTGCACATTCTTTGAT AAACATGAAGATGATCTTGTTAACCGAGATGTGAGGCAG GTTTTGTCATCAGTTCGAAGTGAAGTCTTGAGCGGATGTGTGATTGTTTTCAGCCGTATTTTTCATGGTGCATTGCCATCTCTGCGGAAGATGGCAGAGCAGATGGGAGCTACTTGTTTGGCAGAAGTTGACCCATCTGTGACACACGTAGTTGGTACTGATGCTGGAACAGAAAAGTCCTGGTGGgcagtgaaagaaaaaaagtttttggTTCATCCCCGATGGATAGAGGCTGCAAACTATTTTTGGGAAAAGCAGCCTGAAGAGAACTTCATCATTAAGAAGAAGCAGTAG
- the LOC106762877 gene encoding RNA polymerase II C-terminal domain phosphatase-like 4 isoform X1 has translation MSVVTDSPVHSSNSDDFIAFLDAELGASSPESSPDKEAENEDELESVSRIKRRKIESTEETEGSTSEGISKQNLETSIKVDVCTHPGSFGSMCIRCGQQLDGKSGVTFGYIHKGLRLHDEEISRLRNTDMKSLLCRKKLYLVLDLDHTLLNSTLLAHLSSEESHLLHQIDSLRDVSKGSLFKLEHMHMMTKLRPFVRSFLKEATEMFEMYIYTMGDRPYALEMAKLLDPQGEYFNAKVISRDDGTQKHQKGLDVVLGQESAVLILDDTEHAWLKHKDNLILMERYHFFASSCRQFGFNCKSLAELRNDEDETDGALAKILKVLKQVHCTFFDKHEDDLVNRDVRQVLSSVRSEVLSGCVIVFSRIFHGALPSLRKMAEQMGATCLAEVDPSVTHVVGTDAGTEKSWWAVKEKKFLVHPRWIEAANYFWEKQPEENFIIKKKQ, from the exons ATGAGTGTTGTTACCGATTCTCCTGTGCATTCGTCCAACAGTGATGACTTCATTGCATTTCTTGATGCTGAACTTGGTGCTAGTTCACCCGAATCATCGCCAGATAAAGAGGCTGAAAACGAAGATGAGCTTGAGAGTGTCAG CAGAATTAAAAGACGTAAAATTGAAAGCACTGAAGAAACGGAGGGGTCTACTTCAGAAGGAATCAGCAAACAGAATTTAG AGACATCTATCAAGGTAGATGTATGTACACATCCTGGCTCGTTTGGAAGTATGTGTATACGTTGTGGGCAACAGTTGGATGGGAAATCTGGTGTGACATTTGGGTACATACACAAG GGACTGAGACTTCATGATGAGGAAATTTCTAGATTGCGAAATACAGACATGAAGAGTTTGTTATGTCGTAAAAAGCTCTACTTGGTTCTTGACCTAGATCACACACTGCTAAATTCCACTCTCCTTGCTCATTTGAGTTCAGAAGAGTCACATTTGCTTCATCAGATAGATTCTCTACGAG ATGTCTCCAAAGGTAGCCTCTTCAAATTGGAGCACATGCATATGATGACCAAGTTAAGGCCCTTTGTCCGCTCATTTCTGAAAGAAGCTACTGAAATGTTTGAGATGTACATATACACCATGGGTGACCGGCCATATGCATTGGAGATGGCTAAGCTACTTGATCCTCAAGGAGAGTACTTCAATGCTAAGGTTATTTCTCGAGATGATGGGACTCAGAAGCATCAGAAGGGTCTTGATGTTGTGTTAGGGCAAGAAAGTGCTGTTCTAATTCTTGATGATACAGAACAC GCATGGTTGAAACATAAAGATAATCTTATACTGATGGAAAGATACCATTTTTTTGCTTCAAGTTGTCGACAGTTTGGTTTCAATTGTAAATCCCTTGCTGAACTGAggaatgatgaagatgaaactGATGGAGCGCTTGCAAAAATCCTCAAAGTGCTAAAGCAAGTCCACTGCACATTCTTTGAT AAACATGAAGATGATCTTGTTAACCGAGATGTGAGGCAG GTTTTGTCATCAGTTCGAAGTGAAGTCTTGAGCGGATGTGTGATTGTTTTCAGCCGTATTTTTCATGGTGCATTGCCATCTCTGCGGAAGATGGCAGAGCAGATGGGAGCTACTTGTTTGGCAGAAGTTGACCCATCTGTGACACACGTAGTTGGTACTGATGCTGGAACAGAAAAGTCCTGGTGGgcagtgaaagaaaaaaagtttttggTTCATCCCCGATGGATAGAGGCTGCAAACTATTTTTGGGAAAAGCAGCCTGAAGAGAACTTCATCATTAAGAAGAAGCAGTAG
- the LOC106762877 gene encoding RNA polymerase II C-terminal domain phosphatase-like 4 isoform X4 — MCIRCGQQLDGKSGVTFGYIHKGLRLHDEEISRLRNTDMKSLLCRKKLYLVLDLDHTLLNSTLLAHLSSEESHLLHQIDSLRDVSKGSLFKLEHMHMMTKLRPFVRSFLKEATEMFEMYIYTMGDRPYALEMAKLLDPQGEYFNAKVISRDDGTQKHQKGLDVVLGQESAVLILDDTEHAWLKHKDNLILMERYHFFASSCRQFGFNCKSLAELRNDEDETDGALAKILKVLKQVHCTFFDKHEDDLVNRDVRQVLSSVRSEVLSGCVIVFSRIFHGALPSLRKMAEQMGATCLAEVDPSVTHVVGTDAGTEKSWWAVKEKKFLVHPRWIEAANYFWEKQPEENFIIKKKQ; from the exons ATGTGTATACGTTGTGGGCAACAGTTGGATGGGAAATCTGGTGTGACATTTGGGTACATACACAAG GGACTGAGACTTCATGATGAGGAAATTTCTAGATTGCGAAATACAGACATGAAGAGTTTGTTATGTCGTAAAAAGCTCTACTTGGTTCTTGACCTAGATCACACACTGCTAAATTCCACTCTCCTTGCTCATTTGAGTTCAGAAGAGTCACATTTGCTTCATCAGATAGATTCTCTACGAG ATGTCTCCAAAGGTAGCCTCTTCAAATTGGAGCACATGCATATGATGACCAAGTTAAGGCCCTTTGTCCGCTCATTTCTGAAAGAAGCTACTGAAATGTTTGAGATGTACATATACACCATGGGTGACCGGCCATATGCATTGGAGATGGCTAAGCTACTTGATCCTCAAGGAGAGTACTTCAATGCTAAGGTTATTTCTCGAGATGATGGGACTCAGAAGCATCAGAAGGGTCTTGATGTTGTGTTAGGGCAAGAAAGTGCTGTTCTAATTCTTGATGATACAGAACAC GCATGGTTGAAACATAAAGATAATCTTATACTGATGGAAAGATACCATTTTTTTGCTTCAAGTTGTCGACAGTTTGGTTTCAATTGTAAATCCCTTGCTGAACTGAggaatgatgaagatgaaactGATGGAGCGCTTGCAAAAATCCTCAAAGTGCTAAAGCAAGTCCACTGCACATTCTTTGAT AAACATGAAGATGATCTTGTTAACCGAGATGTGAGGCAG GTTTTGTCATCAGTTCGAAGTGAAGTCTTGAGCGGATGTGTGATTGTTTTCAGCCGTATTTTTCATGGTGCATTGCCATCTCTGCGGAAGATGGCAGAGCAGATGGGAGCTACTTGTTTGGCAGAAGTTGACCCATCTGTGACACACGTAGTTGGTACTGATGCTGGAACAGAAAAGTCCTGGTGGgcagtgaaagaaaaaaagtttttggTTCATCCCCGATGGATAGAGGCTGCAAACTATTTTTGGGAAAAGCAGCCTGAAGAGAACTTCATCATTAAGAAGAAGCAGTAG